Proteins from a single region of Bos indicus x Bos taurus breed Angus x Brahman F1 hybrid chromosome 29, Bos_hybrid_MaternalHap_v2.0, whole genome shotgun sequence:
- the SDHAF2 gene encoding succinate dehydrogenase assembly factor 2, mitochondrial isoform X1, whose protein sequence is MAVVAVFPALARMLAVSRRRLVSPSLSMTSCRRCYRGDSPTDSQKDMIEIPLPPWQERTDESIETKRARLLYESRKRGMLENCILLSLFAKEHLQHMTEKQLNLYDRLINEPSNDWDIYYWATEAKPAPEIFENEVMTLLRDFAKNKNKEQRLRAPDLEYLFEKPH, encoded by the exons ATGGCGGTGGTCGCTGTCTTCCCGGCTCTTGCGCGG ATGCTTGCTGTGTCAAGGCGCCGCCTAGTGTctccttcactcagcatgacatcATGCAGACGCTGCTACAGAGGTGACAGCCCAACAGATTCCCAGAAGGATATGATTGAAATCCCTTTGCCTCCCTGGCAGGAGCGAACTGATGAATCCATAGAAACCAAACGAGCCCGGCTGCTCTATGAGAGCAGAAAGAGGGGAATGCTGGAAAACTGCATCCTGCTTAG CCTCTTCGCTAAGGAACATCTGCAACACATGACAGAGAAACAGCTGAACCTCTACGATCGCCTGATTAATGAACCCAGTAACGACTGGGATATTTACTACTGGGCTACAG AAGCAAAACCAGCCccagaaatatttgaaaacgAAGTCATGACCCTGCTGAGAGACTTTGctaagaacaaaaacaaagagcAGCGACTGCGGGCCCCGGATCTTGAATACCTCTTCGAAAAGCCACATTGA
- the SDHAF2 gene encoding succinate dehydrogenase assembly factor 2, mitochondrial isoform X2, whose product MLAVSRRRLVSPSLSMTSCRRCYRGDSPTDSQKDMIEIPLPPWQERTDESIETKRARLLYESRKRGMLENCILLSLFAKEHLQHMTEKQLNLYDRLINEPSNDWDIYYWATEAKPAPEIFENEVMTLLRDFAKNKNKEQRLRAPDLEYLFEKPH is encoded by the exons ATGCTTGCTGTGTCAAGGCGCCGCCTAGTGTctccttcactcagcatgacatcATGCAGACGCTGCTACAGAGGTGACAGCCCAACAGATTCCCAGAAGGATATGATTGAAATCCCTTTGCCTCCCTGGCAGGAGCGAACTGATGAATCCATAGAAACCAAACGAGCCCGGCTGCTCTATGAGAGCAGAAAGAGGGGAATGCTGGAAAACTGCATCCTGCTTAG CCTCTTCGCTAAGGAACATCTGCAACACATGACAGAGAAACAGCTGAACCTCTACGATCGCCTGATTAATGAACCCAGTAACGACTGGGATATTTACTACTGGGCTACAG AAGCAAAACCAGCCccagaaatatttgaaaacgAAGTCATGACCCTGCTGAGAGACTTTGctaagaacaaaaacaaagagcAGCGACTGCGGGCCCCGGATCTTGAATACCTCTTCGAAAAGCCACATTGA